Part of the Maridesulfovibrio sp. genome, TAAGGGACCATCCCCCCTGCTGTCTTCGACTAAACTTCCCGTGTATTTATTACACCAAGAGCCGCCCTTACGGGCGGCTTATGATGTTTTTTAGGACTCTGCGTATTTTCTCGCTGCCAGAGGATCAATCTTGAAACCGGGTCCCATGGTGGTAGCTACGGCAACAGCCTTCATGTAGGTACCTTTCGCAGAGGAAGGTTTAAGTTTGTTCACGGTTTCCAGCAGAGATTTAAGGTTCTCAAGGAGCTTTTCAGGTCCGAAAGAAACCTTTCCGATGGGCGCATGCAGAACACCAGCCTTATCGACCTTGAATTCTACGCGTCCAGCTTTTACTTCTTTAACGGCATGAGCCACATCAAAAGTAACGGTACCGGTCTTTGCGTTAGGCATCAGACCACGAGGTCCGAGCACACGGCCGATCTGACCGACTTTAGCCATCATGTCAGGAGTTGCGATAGCTTTATCGAAATCAAGCCATCCGTCCTTTACTTTGGCAACCAAGTCATCGCCACCGACAAAGTCAGCACCGGCTTCCTTGGCTTCCGCTTCTTTTTCCCCGCTCACGAAGCAAGCTACGCGAACATCCTTACCGAGACCGTTAGGCAGGGTAACTGCACCACGGATCATCTGGTCGGAATATTTGGGGTCTACGCCGAGGTTGATGGCAACATCAACAGTCTCGTCGAATTTGGCATATGCCTTTTCTACAGCAGAAGCTACCGCCTGTTCAACGGTCAGACCGATCTGCTCGGTACCTTCTGTTGCTTTTCTGTATTTTTTTCCGTGCTTAGGCATGATCTATTCCCCTTACCTATTCTGTGACTTCAATGCCCATACTGCGGGCTGTTCCCATGATGGATTTCATGGCAGCTTCAGTATCGGCAGCGGTCAGGTCGGGTGCTTTAAGCTCAGCAATTTCTTTAACCTGAGCCATGGTCACTTTACCGACCTTGTTTTTGTTAGGCTCGCCGGAACCTTTCTGTAGCTTTGCAGCCTTAAGCAGGAGGGTGGATGCCGGCGGAGTCTTGGTAATGAAGGAAAAGGACCTGTCCTGATAGACAGTGATGATCACCGGAATGATCATGCCCTTCTGATCCTGCGTTTTGGCGTTAAACGCCTTGCAGAATTCCATTATATTTACACCGTGCTGACCGAGTGCAGGACCGACCGGTGGGGACGGGTTTGCAGAGCCAGCAGGTATCTGAAGCTTGATTTTGCCTATTTCTTTCTTGGCCATCGCTTTATGTCCTATATTAAATTCCAGTGAGGGTACTCACTGTCGGAAATGAATATGCAGCAGTGCGGTCAGGACTACCCTTTGGTTACCTGAACGAAGTCAAGTTCCACTGGGGTCTGGCGGCCGAAAATGGAGACTGACACCCGAAGCTTGCCTTTGTCGTAGTTAACATCTTCTACAACGCCGTTGAAACCGCTGAACGGTCCATCAATAACCCTGACATCATCGCCACGATCAAAGTTGAACTTGGGTCTCGGCTGTTCCTGACGGTCTTCCATCAGGCTCAGGATTTTGGCTGCTTCGCTGTCGCGCATTGGAGTCGGGCGGTTTTTGCCACCGATGAATCCGGTAACACGAGGAATAGACTGGATGAGATGCCATGATTCATCCTCCATGATCATTTTGATCATGACATAACCCGGATAAAATTTCCGAGTAGATGTTCTCTTTTCCCCTTTAACCAGCTCGACAACTTTTTCCGTGGGGACGACAACTTCTTCGATCAGTCCATTGTCCTGACCAGTTCTCATCATTTCACGGACAGTCTGCTCAACCCGCTGTTCAAAACCTGAATAGGTATGAACAATGTACCAACGGGCCTTCCTTCCCTGAGGTTTTTCAGCGTCTGCGTTCATGGAGCTCTTTCCTTTTCTACGGGTTATTTAAGACAGGATTGCCTCAACAAGTTTGCTGAGACCCATGTCAACAACACCCAGAAAAAGCGACATGACTACGACAAGGACCAAGACGGCGGTACAGGTCTGTATAGTCTCTTTCTGAGTAGGCCATACGACCTTCTTGATTTCGACCTTGGACTGCTCAAAGAATTCGGTAAACTGTTTTATCTTGCTACCGGCTCCTTGAGTTTCAGCCTTAGCCTGAACTCCCGCACCTTTATTTTTTTTCTTGGCCATATTGATTCCCATAAATGAAGTGGCAGGCCAGGAGGGATTCGAACCCCCAGCATTCGGTTTTGGAGACCGACGTTCTAGCCGTTGGAACTACTGGCCTGCTTATTTATAGAAACTACTTGGACTCTCTGTGAAGAGTATGCTTCTTATCAAAAGGGCAATACTTCTTCAACTCGATGCGACCAGTAGTGTTCTTCTTGTTCTTCATCGTCGAATAGTTACGACGCTTACACTCGGTGCACTGCATCTGAACTTTGACACGCATGATGTCTTACTCCAGAATTTCAGTAACAACTCCTGCGCCTACGGTACGGCCACCTTCGCGAATAGCGAAGCGCAGACCCGGATCCATAGCGATGGGGTTGATCATTTCAACGTTGAAGGTAGCGTTATCGCCAGGCATAACCATTTCAACGCCTTCTTCGAGGGTAACTACACCGGTGATGTCAGTTGTACGGAAGTAGAACTGAGGACGGTAGCCGGAGAAGAAAGGAGTGTGACGTCCACCTTCGTCTTTGGACAGAACGTAAACTTCTGCCTTGAACTTGGTGTGGGGGTTGATGGACTTAGGTGCTGCGAGAACCTGGCCGCGCTCAACTTCATCACGCTTGGTACCACGAAGGAGAACACCAACGTTGTCACCAGCCTGACCCTGGTCGAGAAGCTTACGGAACATTTCAACACCAGTACAAGTAGTCTTAGCGGTGTCTCTGATACCAACGATTTCTACTTCTTCACCAACTTTGATTACACCGCGCTCAACACGACCGGTAACAACGGTACCACGACCGGAGATGGAGAAAACGTCTTCAATAGGCATAAGGAAAGGTTTGTCGATGTCACGCTCGGGCTCTTCGATGTAGGAGTCACAAGCAGCGAGGAGATCAAGAATGGGCTTTGCAGCTTCATCATCAGCGCTGTCGCACTCAAGAGCTTTAAGAGCAGAACCCTGGATAACGGGAAGATCGTCACCGGGGAAATCGTAGGAAGAAAGAAGTTCACGAACTTCCATTTCTACGAGCTCGAGGAGTTCTTCATCATCAACCATGTCGCACTTGTTCAGGAATACAACGATTCCGGGAACACCAACCTGACGAGCGAGCAGGATGTGCTCACGAGTCTGAGGCATGGGACCGTCAGTAGCAGCAACAACGAGGATTGCGCCGTCCATCTGAGCAGCACCAGTGATCATGTTTTTGATGTAGTCAGCGTGACCGGGGCAGTCTACGTGAGCGTAGTGACGTGCTTCGGTTTCGTATTCTACGTGAGCGGTAGCAATGGTGATACCGCGTTCTTTTTCTTCAGGAGCTTTGTCGATTTCGTCGAAAGCTACGTATTCGCCGTTACCAGCAAGACCAGCGATCTTGGTGATAGCAGCAGTCAGAGTGGTTTTACCATGGTCAATGTGACCAATGGTACCGATATTAACATGAGGCTTACCGCGTTCAAATTTAGCCTTACCCATGATAAATCCCCCTAAAATAAATAGAGTTTTTAATGATTTAAAGCGTCAAAGGTCATACTACACAAATGTATGGAGCCCACGACCGGACTTGAACCGGTGACCTCTTCCTTACCAAGGAAGTGCTCTACCGACTGAGCTACGTGGGCATCCTCTATTAAACGCGCAGGAATGGACTAGGGTAAGTACATTGTGGAGCGGGAAACGGGATTCGAACCCGCAACCCTCAGCTTGGAAGGCTGATGCTCTAGCCGTTGAGCTATTCCCGCACCCTATGTCCGTAGTTTAACAGCAGGCCTACCTGCCTCCTACAGCGCGAATATCTAAGTGGTGGTGGGGGGAGGATTCGAACCTCCGAAGGCGTTGCCGACAGATTTACAGTCTGTTCCCTTTGGCCACTCGGGAACCCCACCATTATATATTGTTGTTTACACTGGAGCTGGCGATGGGACTTGAACCCGCAACCTGCTGATTACAAATCAGCTGCTCTACCAATTGAGCTACGCCAGCCCTCGTGAGCGAATCTTTCTACAAGCTCTGTTTTCAAATTGCAAGAACTTTTTTGAACTTTTTTCAAATCAATTCCCGACCTGAAAACTCCGTTGAACTTGTGATCCGCCGAAGCAACGAAGCGGGGTTTAAATGGAAATCGCCTTTGAAGTCAACACCTTTTTTTAACTTTTTTTAATTTTTCCGAAAATAACCAGCGCAGTATATGCTACAAACGCAGGCAGGTTTTGACTTTACGGACGTTTGGACGTAATTCACTGCCCTCGGCACTTATTGCCGCACAAACAAAGAACATAAGATTCTCAGGTATAAAATAGACATGAAAACACTTCCAATAAGTCCAGATAAACCATGGCTGGCGCCCTTAGCCGGATATTCCGACCTGCCCTTTCGCATGCTCTGCCGCAAACGTGGATGTGCCGTTGCCTGCACAGAGATGGTCAGCGTCAAAGGATTGAAATATGACGGAAAAGGGACCAAGGTCTTGCTCGCCACCTGCCCGGAAGACGCCCCATTGGTCGTCCAGCTATTCGGCGGGGAGCCGCAAGACTATTCAGACACTATGCCCCAACTGATAGATGAGGGCTACTCTTTTTTTGATTTAAACTCAGGCTGCCCGGTGAAGAAAGTCCTCAAAACAGGCGGCGGATCCGCCCTTCACCTTGATCCTGACCGTTTGGTTGAAACAGCAACTGCTATGGTCCGCGTGGCTGGCGAAGGCAAAGTCGGAGTTAAGATCAGGCTCGGTTTCCTGAACGGCGAGGACAACTTCCTTGAAATCGCTAAACGACTCGAAGATGCCGGTGTAGCATGGCTGACCATGCATCCGCGCTATGCAAAACAGATGTTCTCAGGTCAAGCAGACTGGTCCAAGCTTGCAGTATTAAAACAAAATGTATCCATTCCCGTGATTGGAAGCGGCGATCTTTTTACTGCTGAAGATGCAATGGAGTGCATCAAGCAAACCGGAATAGACGGAATCATGTTCGCCCGCGGCGCTCTTTTTGATCCTGAAATATTCGCCCGCTATCTAAAACTGCTTGATGACCCTCAATGTGCTACCCTGCCCCCCTTTGATCTTGGTAAAACCATGGAAGAGCATATCATGATGACCAAAGATTTTGACGGCAGCAACCGTTCTTTCAGGAAAATAAGGTCTATCCTTCCCCGTTACGCTAAAGGTATGGACGGTATCCGGGCCATCAGGACCAAGCTCACTGCTTGCGAAGACTGGGAAGAACTTCTCGATGCAGCAAGAGAAGTTTCTACCCTCACACGGGACCGTTGCTAATCATTTATTTTTTTTAAGCGATTGTTGACGATATTACTCTTTAAAGCGTAATATAAATGCTGTAATCGAATTACAGAATCTGAATTTAATCGGAGAGACACATGGCTCAGACTGATATTTTACTTGAAGCCGGTACTAATGAACTTGAAATCGTTGAATTCTGGCTTGAAGAAGAACCGCGCGAAGAAGGCGAAGGCAACTATCGCGGATTTTATGGCGTCAACGTTGCCAAGGTTCTGGAAATCATCAGAATTCCTGACAAAATAACCAAACTTCCTAAGGTTGCCCACCCTGCTATCATGGGGACTTTCAACCTGCGCAATAAAGTCATCCCTCTTGTGGATCTTAGCCACTGGCTCAAAAAACCACGTGTTGAAACTGAACCGCCCAAAGTAATTGTCACCGAATTCAACAATGTCTCTTCAGCTTTCCTTGTTTCCGGGGTGACTAGAATCCACAGAATCAGCTGGGAAAAAGTAGAAGCACCCTCGACATACGTCTCCACCCTCTCCGAAGACTCTATTACCGGGGTTGTTAAATTTGAAGACAGAATATCCCTGATCCTTGACCTTGAAAAAATCGTAGCCGAGCTGAACCCTGATCTCGGACTGAAACTTGACGATTCTATCGACTGGAACAATAACGCAGGATACAAAGCCATCATCGCTGACGACTCCACCTTGATCAGGGAAATGCTCTACGAAATGATGGTCCGTGCTAAGTTTCACGTAGAGATGGCTAATACCGGCCGTGCATGCTGGGAAAAGCTGCAGGAGCATAAGCGACGCTCAATTGAAGAGAAGCGTCCTATCACCGACTTTGTCAACGTGGTTATCTCTGACATCGAAATGCCGGTTATGGACGGACACAACCTTACTGTACGCATCAAAGCAGATGAAGTACTTAAGCAATTGCCTGTAATCCTTTTCTCTTCAATCATTACCGACAAGCTGCGCCATAAGGGTGAGTCCGTCGGTGCTGATGACCAGATTTCAAAGCCTGAAGTAACCGAACTGGCTCAGCGCGCCATTGCCCTGATCGAAAAATAAACCGGGCGGAAATCGATATGGTTTCCTCTTCCGAATCCAAAACTAGCAAACGTACTGGAACTGCAATTAATCCGCGGGTCCAGTACGTTTTACTTATGTCCTTTTCCGTAGCTATCGGTATGGCTGCGGCAGGCGGGGCTTTCCTCTTCCGCTGGCTGATTGATACTTTCCAGCACTTCTTCTGGGCCAAAGGTAATTCCTTCCTCGATATGGCGGCCAATTCTCCATGGTGGGTGGTGCTGTTCCTCCCCTGCATAGGCGGACTTATCGCCGGAGTAATCATCACCAACTGGGCACCGGAAGCTCAAGGCCCGGGAGTACCCGAAGTAATAAAAGCTCTTGCCGTACGTGGCGGGGTAATCCGACACCGCATTACCTTCCTCAAGGCTTTAGTCACCAGCCTGCTCATTGGATGCGGTGCGTCAGTGGGACGAGAAGGTCCTGTTGTGCAGATAGGAGCTTCGCTGGGCTCCTCTGCAGCAAGAATATTCCGTCTTGATCCGTCCATGCTTCCGGTCTGTGTTGCTTCCGGAGCTGCAGCAGGAATTGCGGCAACCTTTAATGCACCTTTAACCGGAACATTATTTGCCATTGAGATTCTGCTTCTGGATACTGAAATGTCCTACGTCAGCCATATCATCGTAGCATCAGTAACAGCATCCGCACTTTCAAAATTTTTTTGGGGAGACTTCCCCACCTTTGATGCTCCAAAATTTATTTTCAACAATTTCGAAGAACTGATCATTTTCTTCCTGCTTGGAATTCTAGCAGGACTGGTCTCTATTGCTTTTGTAAAAATGATACAGATCTGCGAAGTCACCTTTGACCACATCCCAGTCCCCGGCTGGGTGAAACCCGGTCTTGGTGGACTGATTCTTGGAGCAATAGCACTTAAGATTCCTGCAGTACTCGGCGTAGGTTACGAAGCTGTTAATATGGGTTTGACAGGAGTTTTACCCCTTGATCTGGCCATACTGATACTGGGGGCCAAACTTGTGGCTACTTCCCTTTGTATCGGATCGGGAATGAGTGGTGGTATTTTCGCTCCCTCGCTGGTTTTAGGAGCAGCTCTAGGGGTATCGGTCAGCTCGACCATTAATATGATTTTCCCGGAACTTGCCCTTACCCATGGACAATATGCCTTAGTCGGCATGGGAACCGTTGTGGCCGGAACCACCCTTGCGCCCATTACCGCAGTACTCACTGTTTTTGAGCTGACATATTCATACAAAATAATCCTGCCCATGATGGTGGGTTGCATCACCAGTGCGCTTGTAGTTCGCATACTCAAAGGCTATTCCGTTTATGAAGCAAAATTATTGCGTCAGGGCATAAATATTCTACGCGGACATGACGAATCGGTAATGGTAAATGTTTCGATACAGGAAGTAATGGAAACAGAATTCAATTACCTGCGTACAACCGACACCCTCAGCAAGGCTGCCGACATGGTGCTGGACTCCGACTTCCCACATTTTCCGGTTCTGGATGAAAATAATAAACTTGCCGGAATTCTGACCCTGCGCGACATGCGTGCATTCCTGAAAAATGCACAAGATTTAAAAGGAGGAGCCGAGATAGTGGATACCTTGATGGTCCGCACTATTGTATCGCTTCCCGTGGACTCCAACCTCAAGGAAGCCATTATTAAATTTGAAAGAACCGGGGTATCTTTCTTGCCGCTTGTTAATCAAGACGAAACCGTAGCAGGTATAATTAAATCCAAAGACGCCATGAATATTTTTCGCGAAAAAAAATACAAAAATAAAATTCTTTCTTCCTCGATCTAATCCTTTGCCTCTTCTTGCGAAGAATTTACGTATTCCAGAACCAGAATCTTACCCCGGCGACTACCTTCCTTGTAATAAAATCCTGCCAGATAATTATATCTTTCATTGCAAAGAGCATCAGGGCAGCGCTCCCCTGCAGCTTTTTCCAACCCTGAATTCAAATAAATAAAATAATCCTGACTACTATGGTCACTTCCCACAACCGAAGGGATGACACGCAGCCCAAACGGATCGGCAGCCTTCCCGGCCAGACGCTTGCTTCTTTGTTTACCGGAACTATCGAGAATATAGACAGAAACAACATTATCATTCTTTTTTACCAATTCATCAAGAATACGGTTCATATCCTCATCTCCACCCTGCTGCAAACTTGTGATGGTGCTCTTTAACAGTATATGCGAATTCTTGAAATTTTCAGAGCTCTGTGCACTCTTGTCTCTCTTCTCACCCTTCACAAACTTACTTATCCGACTGATCTTATCAGCAAAAGAATCTTCCTTGCCGTCAGCTTCGGCGCTGTCTGAATAGAAATACCCTTGTTGCATATAAAATCCGCTTTGCATTAAGGAAACGGCTTCCAGCTCAGTTTCTACTCCCTTTGCTACCGGTAAAACACCACAAAGGGAAAACAACGTCGCGATTGAAGCCAATTTCTTCTTGATTCTTTTTGATTTCTCGATTCCTCCATAAAATTTGCGATCAATTTTAACAAAATCAGGCTTAATTATATGCAACCGATCTATGCAATCAAAAGAGGGCAGGACATTATCAACACATAATCTGTATCCTTTCTCACGGACACCCCGGATCATCTCCAGTGGTGGGTTTTCTATAAGCTGAACTGCATCCATTTCAAAAACGATCATTCTGGGGGAGTACTTATAAAGTTCAGCAAGTTGATGGGGACCACGGCCTTTATCCTCAGCACGACAATAGACCCCGCAATTAATATTCAGGTATAGAAGCATATCGCTATATTTTTCGTACAGGGGTTTGTAGGACTCAAGACTCTTCTTAAGGCATAATTCCTCTACCTTGAGTTGTGCTTGAATAGGTAGAGAGGAGTTAAAAAGACAACCGGGAGGGGCAATGGTTTCACCCTTTTCATCAACTCCACGGGCAAAGGCCTCGAAGCCGATTACAGAGCGCGAGAGAAGAGACACAACAGGCTGGAATAAAACGGTAATACCATCTTCAGTTACAACCTTACTGATGGCTGTAATGCAATTTTTAATATCGCTTTCCACGCTATACTCCTCTGATTTTAAGCAGAGTATAGCACGATATGACTAACATATAACACCATATTTTTTGATAAAAAAAAAGGCTTCCCCATTGGA contains:
- a CDS encoding chloride channel protein, which encodes MVSSSESKTSKRTGTAINPRVQYVLLMSFSVAIGMAAAGGAFLFRWLIDTFQHFFWAKGNSFLDMAANSPWWVVLFLPCIGGLIAGVIITNWAPEAQGPGVPEVIKALAVRGGVIRHRITFLKALVTSLLIGCGASVGREGPVVQIGASLGSSAARIFRLDPSMLPVCVASGAAAGIAATFNAPLTGTLFAIEILLLDTEMSYVSHIIVASVTASALSKFFWGDFPTFDAPKFIFNNFEELIIFFLLGILAGLVSIAFVKMIQICEVTFDHIPVPGWVKPGLGGLILGAIALKIPAVLGVGYEAVNMGLTGVLPLDLAILILGAKLVATSLCIGSGMSGGIFAPSLVLGAALGVSVSSTINMIFPELALTHGQYALVGMGTVVAGTTLAPITAVLTVFELTYSYKIILPMMVGCITSALVVRILKGYSVYEAKLLRQGINILRGHDESVMVNVSIQEVMETEFNYLRTTDTLSKAADMVLDSDFPHFPVLDENNKLAGILTLRDMRAFLKNAQDLKGGAEIVDTLMVRTIVSLPVDSNLKEAIIKFERTGVSFLPLVNQDETVAGIIKSKDAMNIFREKKYKNKILSSSI
- a CDS encoding chemotaxis protein codes for the protein MAQTDILLEAGTNELEIVEFWLEEEPREEGEGNYRGFYGVNVAKVLEIIRIPDKITKLPKVAHPAIMGTFNLRNKVIPLVDLSHWLKKPRVETEPPKVIVTEFNNVSSAFLVSGVTRIHRISWEKVEAPSTYVSTLSEDSITGVVKFEDRISLILDLEKIVAELNPDLGLKLDDSIDWNNNAGYKAIIADDSTLIREMLYEMMVRAKFHVEMANTGRACWEKLQEHKRRSIEEKRPITDFVNVVISDIEMPVMDGHNLTVRIKADEVLKQLPVILFSSIITDKLRHKGESVGADDQISKPEVTELAQRAIALIEK
- the nusG gene encoding transcription termination/antitermination protein NusG; the encoded protein is MNADAEKPQGRKARWYIVHTYSGFEQRVEQTVREMMRTGQDNGLIEEVVVPTEKVVELVKGEKRTSTRKFYPGYVMIKMIMEDESWHLIQSIPRVTGFIGGKNRPTPMRDSEAAKILSLMEDRQEQPRPKFNFDRGDDVRVIDGPFSGFNGVVEDVNYDKGKLRVSVSIFGRQTPVELDFVQVTKG
- the rplK gene encoding 50S ribosomal protein L11, translating into MAKKEIGKIKLQIPAGSANPSPPVGPALGQHGVNIMEFCKAFNAKTQDQKGMIIPVIITVYQDRSFSFITKTPPASTLLLKAAKLQKGSGEPNKNKVGKVTMAQVKEIAELKAPDLTAADTEAAMKSIMGTARSMGIEVTE
- a CDS encoding tRNA-dihydrouridine synthase family protein; amino-acid sequence: MKTLPISPDKPWLAPLAGYSDLPFRMLCRKRGCAVACTEMVSVKGLKYDGKGTKVLLATCPEDAPLVVQLFGGEPQDYSDTMPQLIDEGYSFFDLNSGCPVKKVLKTGGGSALHLDPDRLVETATAMVRVAGEGKVGVKIRLGFLNGEDNFLEIAKRLEDAGVAWLTMHPRYAKQMFSGQADWSKLAVLKQNVSIPVIGSGDLFTAEDAMECIKQTGIDGIMFARGALFDPEIFARYLKLLDDPQCATLPPFDLGKTMEEHIMMTKDFDGSNRSFRKIRSILPRYAKGMDGIRAIRTKLTACEDWEELLDAAREVSTLTRDRC
- the secE gene encoding preprotein translocase subunit SecE, which produces MAKKKNKGAGVQAKAETQGAGSKIKQFTEFFEQSKVEIKKVVWPTQKETIQTCTAVLVLVVVMSLFLGVVDMGLSKLVEAILS
- a CDS encoding EAL domain-containing protein, which produces MESDIKNCITAISKVVTEDGITVLFQPVVSLLSRSVIGFEAFARGVDEKGETIAPPGCLFNSSLPIQAQLKVEELCLKKSLESYKPLYEKYSDMLLYLNINCGVYCRAEDKGRGPHQLAELYKYSPRMIVFEMDAVQLIENPPLEMIRGVREKGYRLCVDNVLPSFDCIDRLHIIKPDFVKIDRKFYGGIEKSKRIKKKLASIATLFSLCGVLPVAKGVETELEAVSLMQSGFYMQQGYFYSDSAEADGKEDSFADKISRISKFVKGEKRDKSAQSSENFKNSHILLKSTITSLQQGGDEDMNRILDELVKKNDNVVSVYILDSSGKQRSKRLAGKAADPFGLRVIPSVVGSDHSSQDYFIYLNSGLEKAAGERCPDALCNERYNYLAGFYYKEGSRRGKILVLEYVNSSQEEAKD
- the tuf gene encoding elongation factor Tu; this translates as MGKAKFERGKPHVNIGTIGHIDHGKTTLTAAITKIAGLAGNGEYVAFDEIDKAPEEKERGITIATAHVEYETEARHYAHVDCPGHADYIKNMITGAAQMDGAILVVAATDGPMPQTREHILLARQVGVPGIVVFLNKCDMVDDEELLELVEMEVRELLSSYDFPGDDLPVIQGSALKALECDSADDEAAKPILDLLAACDSYIEEPERDIDKPFLMPIEDVFSISGRGTVVTGRVERGVIKVGEEVEIVGIRDTAKTTCTGVEMFRKLLDQGQAGDNVGVLLRGTKRDEVERGQVLAAPKSINPHTKFKAEVYVLSKDEGGRHTPFFSGYRPQFYFRTTDITGVVTLEEGVEMVMPGDNATFNVEMINPIAMDPGLRFAIREGGRTVGAGVVTEILE
- the rpmG gene encoding 50S ribosomal protein L33, translating into MRVKVQMQCTECKRRNYSTMKNKKNTTGRIELKKYCPFDKKHTLHRESK
- the rplA gene encoding 50S ribosomal protein L1 produces the protein MPKHGKKYRKATEGTEQIGLTVEQAVASAVEKAYAKFDETVDVAINLGVDPKYSDQMIRGAVTLPNGLGKDVRVACFVSGEKEAEAKEAGADFVGGDDLVAKVKDGWLDFDKAIATPDMMAKVGQIGRVLGPRGLMPNAKTGTVTFDVAHAVKEVKAGRVEFKVDKAGVLHAPIGKVSFGPEKLLENLKSLLETVNKLKPSSAKGTYMKAVAVATTMGPGFKIDPLAARKYAES